In the genome of Methanofastidiosum sp., the window ATTTGCACCTTTTCTCATTGCTTCAACGGCCAATTGCTCCCCTATTGTTCCTGAAACTAAAATAAAAGGTATGTCTATACCAAATTCGTTTAAAATTTCTAAAGCTTTGATTCCAGAAAATCCAGGCATTTTATAATCAGATATTATAACGTCCCATTGTTTATTTGTTAAAGCTTCTACCATTTGTTTTGCAGTATCGATTCTTTCATAATTAACATTAAAATCACCTTTTTTGATTAGTCTTACTAGTAACTCCGCATCATCTTCTGAATCTTCCACTATTAGTACTCTTAAAGGTGACTTTTTCATATCATTTACCCCTTGGTGGCCCTTCGTTTAATACTAACCAATATAGACCAAGCTGTTTGACTGCTTCCATAAACTGATTAAAATCAACAGGTTTTCTTACATAACTGTTTGCACCAAGTTTATAGCCATTGCTTAAATCCTGTTCTTCTTTTGAGGATGTCAGTATCACTACAGGAGTTAATGAAGTTTTCTTATTTTCACGAATTTTTTTAAGCACTTCTAATCCGCCTAGCTTTGGAAGTTTTAAATCTAGAAGAACTAATTCAGGGTAGTCTTCAACAGTTAGGTTAGAATATCTCCCTTTTTGGAACAGATAATCTAAAGCCTCTTCTCCATCTTTTACTACATCTATATTATTAAGGATATTATTTTTTTTAAATGCCCTAATCGTAAGTTCGATATCGTCTTGATTGTCCTCCACCAATAATATTGTTTTTTTATTCATAAAATCCTCCAATCAAATTGTAAAATAAAAAGTTGCACCTTCCCCGACTTTTCCTTCTGCCCATATTTTTCCTCCATGCATATTAATGATTCTATTAACATTTGCAAGTCCTACTCCTGTTCCAGCGAAATCGTCATCGGAATGGAGCCTGTGAAAAGGAGTAAATAGTTTATCTGCATATTCCATATCAAAGCCTACTCCATTGTCTTTTATGAAATATATATTTTTTCCTTCTTTTACCATGGCCCCGAATTCTACGATTGCATTTTCTTTTTTAGAAGTAAATTTCCACGCATTATTCAAAAGATTCTCTAACATTATCCTCAATAAACCAGAATCACCATTAACTATTGCATCTTTTGCAATTGTAATTTTAACTTCCCTTTTGGAATCAGATTTTTTTAATTCTGATAGGATTTCTTCTGCCATCATGCTCAGATTAACTTTTTCATATTTCATTGTAGACCTTGAAATTCTAGATAATTTTAACATATCGTCTATTAGGTTTCCCATCTTAATTGTGGCATTACGAATTCTTTTGAGGTAGTGCTTTCCTTCTTCGCCTAATTCATTCCCGTATTCTTCAACTAAAGCTTGGCCAAATCCATCAATAGCCCTTAAAGGTGCCCTTAAATCATGTGAAACAGAGTATGAAAAAGCCTCTAACTCTTTGTTTATGATTTCAAGTCTAGCTGTTCTTTCTTCAACTAAATCTTCCAATTGATTTTGGTATTTTAGTATCTCTGCTTCAGATTTCTTTCGTTCAGTAATATCTTCAAAAGTAGTATATACTAGATATGGTTTTTTAGAATTATTTTTGAATAATGGAACTGCATTTATATTGATCCATCTATACTCTCCATAATTTGGATTAAAGACTCCCATTAATACATTACTAACAATTTTTCCAGTTTTTAAAGAAATCATTGAAGGGTGAGTATCACCAGGAAAATCTGTTCCGTCTTCTTGTATAGCTCTCCACCTTGGGTCAATTGAAGTTCTACCCTTCATTTGGCCGATAGTTAGGCCAAGAATCTTTTCAGAAGAAGAATTGGCCGATATTA includes:
- a CDS encoding response regulator; its protein translation is MNKKTILLVEDNQDDIELTIRAFKKNNILNNIDVVKDGEEALDYLFQKGRYSNLTVEDYPELVLLDLKLPKLGGLEVLKKIRENKKTSLTPVVILTSSKEEQDLSNGYKLGANSYVRKPVDFNQFMEAVKQLGLYWLVLNEGPPRGK